The Rhodopirellula halodulae genome includes the window GCCACGTCGTTGCCCGTCGTGTCCGTTGCTATTGAGACCGGGGTCAGTTCCGATCGATCAAACACATGCACATGAGGTTCCGCGACCGAAGGCGGACCCACTTTTTCGTTCGTGTACACGACCAGTTCAGACGGGTGGTCGATCGCGGTCAGGTGCAAATGATCGAAATAGGCAATCTCCCAGAGTTCTTCTGTGACCCGCAGTTCGTAGCTTCCGTTGCGAGGTTGTAAGAAGCGACCTTCGACCAACAGATGTTCCCAAGGTCGATCGGGAACCACTTGGCCCGGCGACGTCTGCAAGCCAAGCGGTGCAGCCCACAAGCAATCCGTCACAAATTCAAACGACTCACCGTTGAAAGCGTACAGGTAGGGGCAGGAACCTTTGAGCGTTTGTTCCTCTTCGATCATCACCCCTGGTTCGATGGTTGGCACCGATTGAGTCAAACCGTTCGGAAAGATCACTCGAAGATTGCCTTTGTCGGCCAGTCCGTCCAATCCGAAGTGAGTGGAAGGTTCCGTGACGATTCTGGAACGGTAGTGCGGGCCAAATCGCAGTTCCAAAACGGAGCCGATCGCATAGTGATTGACTCGGCCGCTGTTGGCATTGTTGTCGTCGATTCCTTTGAAGCGAACCGCGACGGCTTTGCCGGGAACCTTCGTTTGGTTATTGCCAACCCAGGCAGGTGATTGCTTGGGCGATTTGGCGTCGCTCCATCCTGCGAGGTCAACTTGCAAGTCTCCATCGAAATCAATGGCTAATTTAACCGTTGATGTTTGACCATCCATTTCACCCGTCCATGACAAGTCTTGTTGTGCACCAAGACTCGATGTCGAATCGTCAGCCGATTGTGGGCTGAATTCAATTGCGGAGGAGGGAGCACCCGATCGAAGGCATTCGTAAAAACTGTCGTTGTCCAAATCCGCAACGATGATTGAACCCGGTTCGTCCGATGCGGAATCAGGCCAGCGAAATGTTTGTGTTTCGTCGACATTCCAAATCCCGATGTCGCCTGTGTGCGATAAAACGAGTTGCCCTTGATCACGGCCTCCGATGACGAGGTCCCAAGACACATTGCCGTCGACATCTTCGATGGCTAGTGAATCTGCTCCCGTGAGAGCAGGAACATCGTCGCGGTAAGAAAAGCGAAACTGAAGGTGCAGTAAGTTTTCGATCCATCCGACTCGACCGGATTTTGGGTGAACGGTGATGACGTCTAAATCCAAATCACGATCGAGATCCGCGATGGCGACTGCCGATGGCGGATCGTCGGAGTCCCACGAAGTTGCTTGCTTTTCATTGGACGGCAGAGGGAAGAACGTTCGGTTGCCTCGGTTGATCAACAACTCCCAACCGCGTTCGGTGCCGGCCATCAAGTCCAAGTCCCCGTCACCTTCGAAGTCGCCACTGATCAGAACGGACGTCGGTGGTAGTGCGTCGAGAGCTTCGTTGTCTTGGGATTGAAGTCCCTGTGAGGCGTCAGCGTTGTCTGTCCCAAACGACCGGCCGTCCACCACAATCAGACGTGCGCCTGAATCACCTGACAGCACAATGCTTCGCACGGTGTTGTGGCTTTGTGAGGTTCCGTCTTGTCGCAAACGACCAGGCGAACTCGAATCAACCATGAACAGGTCCGCCACGGTCATGTTCGCCCATTGGCCGTCGATCTCCAAAGTCGAATACCGTGCCCAATCGTCCTGGGTTTGCATCCACAGAGTCAGACGCGATCGTTCCTCGGCCGTCTCCAAAGCCACGATGTCAGGTCGAAGATCGAGGTTGGCATCGATCGCGACCATGGATGCATTCGTCCATTCGGTGGAATCATCCTCCGCAGCGGCCGGCAAGCGACTCACCGCGAACTGAAGGGGCTCGCTGAACGTTTCGAGTTTTGATTGCTCAGAGACTTCCGCAGACAAACGTCGCATCGATTCGAATCGGATCAGGTCCAACGGGTGAGGCGAGGCGCGACGCCGGTCGGTCTTGATCAATTCGGTGGAATTCAAAAGGTTGAACCACAACATCATTTGGTTGTCGGCCTCAGTGAAGCGACCTTCTTCCACGGCGTTGGCGATGCCATCGACCAGTTCCGCGGGAGTCTTGCCGATGGGTGCCGTTTGTTGTCGCAAGGTGGGCTCGATTGATGCGGCCAACGTTTCTGTTCGCCGGATGGCATCGACGGCTTCTTTGGATTGGCTTGCGATTCCCAAGCGAGCCGCACGAACAGCCAAATAAAGATTGTTGGGTTGTTGGTTGGAAAGCTGGGCCAGCGAGTTTGCCGCTGGGGTAAGCAGTTCTTCTGGAACACCGCGGATGGGATCTTCCAGCACATCGATGACTTGGGTCAAAGTCCCGGCAAGCAATACGGAGGTGGAGTTCTCGGACTTCGATTCCGAAATGGCTTGGATCAGGTTTTGAAAGACTTCCTTGCGGATGGATTGCATCACGGAACGAGGCAGCAAGCTGGCCTCGTTCAGGTCAACGCGAGCGTTCAGCCAAGTGGAGACATTGGAGTCGCCACCAAGTTTGCTGTAACGCTCGATCAATTGCCGAGATTCTGAAAGCAGACCGGACAACCGTTGTCGGGCGGCTCGTTTGTCTTCCGCTTTGGCGGATGCATCGTTGGCAACGGAAGCCAGTTCGTCGATGGTAAGAACGCGGTTGAGCGCCCGGTTCAGAGCAATCGAAATGTCATCGGGACGAGACTCTGCAAGCTCTGCCCATGCGGATTCTGCCTTGTCGGTTTCGAGGTTTTCCATCGAAGCCAATGCGACACGATTCAGTTCCAGGTTCTTGGTGGCCAACTCAGTTCCGGCACCGCCATCTCGCGGTTTGACGTTGTCGTCTCCGCCGGGCCCAATGGGATTCTGGCTGAACCACCATGTGCCGACTGCGATCAGGACCACCGCGAGAACTAAAAACAACCAAGTCTTGGAAGACGAAGAGGGGGCGGGAGTCGTCGAAGTCACCGGATGCATCCTTGAAGAACAAACTGACGCGTGATCAGAGCGGGATGCAGTTTAACAAATCAGTGTCGAAGCGAAGCGCAGGATGATCGGCGATACCCGGCTGAATTGTGAACCGGTTGATCGCATTGCAAACACAACGCAGTTGGCTCAACCGCGAAGCGAGATGCCAAGTGGCAACGTGTCGCCGAACACGGCCTGTTGTTCTTCGTGATCCAATTTACCGCCGTTGCGTACGAGCTCTTTCCAATGATCGGGGGCATCAAGGCGTTTCAGTAGCGTCAATGCTCGATCTCGCGTGGGCTGATCGACGTCGCGAAAACGGTCGTCGCATCGACGGGTCATCTGCGTGATGGTGAATGCCGCGAGTCGCCGAACGGCACTGTCTTGCGTTTCAATGGACTTTGAGTGGGTCAGCTGAGCCATCCAGTGACCGATATCGCCCGCAGGAACAATCAGATTCATGGGGCCATAGGCCAAGACTCGAGACGCAAGACGTCCGAGCGTCCATAGCAAGCTGGGGTGCAGTGGTGCCATCTTTTTGCGATCCAAGGCTTCTAAGATCGCCGACGCAAACGCTCGTTTGGTATCGATGGGCAATCGTTCCATGGCGCCGATCGTACGCCAAGCTTCGTTGGCTTCCGCCATGTCTTGGTTGGACGGTCCGGCGAGCAACCATTTACCCAGTGTGGTTGCCAGTTGTACCTGTTGCCCGGACGTCATGCCTCCCGCGATTCGACGCCAAAGAACATAGGATTCAGCACGGACTTGTTGATCCGCGTGAGCGATCTTTCCATGAATCATCCGCCACGTCTGTGACGTTCGCCAATCGTCCACCGCCACGCCGTAACCCGGACGCAGAGCAAACCCGGCCAGGTTCAGCCAACGTGATTCGTGTGAGGGCGATTGTCGGCGTTGATCCTGCACGTCCATGAGAGCTTCCCAAAGTTGCCTTAAGAACGATGGCGGCCATTGATCGCGTGAACTTCCAACGGTGGTCTGCAATCGTTTGACCAACAAGGATGGCTTCAAAGATTTCTCAACGAACACGCGTTGGATCAATTGCCGACACTCATTCAACGTTTCTTCGTCGACGATGCCCGCCGACTCACCTTCGTACTCATGGGATTCGCGATCGGTTTCCAGCGTGCCGCGAATGTCGAATTCCAATCGCCAGCGTTTTGGCCCCGAAACACAGAACAGTCCGACTGTGCCAATTTCTGACAGTTCGGATTGGATGACAATTTCCATTGTCGATTGATCACGTCGTTTGCGATCGCGAAGTGCCGTTTGGATGGGCGGCAGTGGCGTCATCGTGTTGGGATCAATGTCGACGACGTCGCCGGGGCGATCAGCTAGGCGAGTGCTGCTGACCCACAGCGGGAAACTGACCGGAACGCCAACGCTGAGTTCCATTGGCAATTGATCGATCTGATAGGACGTTCCCGGTTGTGCATCGGCTGGAATGACGCAAACGGCTCGCGGTGGGTTCTGTTCGATTTGAATGAAGTAAGCTCGAGCCAGGTTGGCCGCGATGCGAACACCATGCCCGCGCCGTACCATCGCATAGTGAGCTGCGCCCTGAGCAACCGCCAAGTCGAGTCGGCTGGCGTCCAAGACCGCCGGTTCGCCGAACCAACGAGTCAATGCACCAACCAATCGCTGCCGAATGGCCGGCGCGGTCAAGACACCGCCGTTGAAGAGGACAAGGTTGACGGCGTCGCTTTCTTGAAGGTTCGAGGTTTCTTCCTGGTTCTGATCGAGTCCCGTACGTCGGTGTTCGCGAAGGAATTCGGCTAAGTGCCGGGTGACGGCTGGGTCCGCAGCGTAGGGCAAGCCGACTTCTTGAAAGCCGCTTTGCTCCGCGGTGACTGAAGCGTCCAGATCAACCTGGGGAAAGAACCCTTCCAGTAGAAGTTCATCCACTTCCTCCGCTGTCATTTCCACTTGGATTCCACCACCGATCAACGAGGAGCCTTCGCCGGGCAAGTGGATGGTGGTGCGTTCAGGTCGTGAATCGGAAAGGAAGGTTTCTTTGGTTTGTCGAGAGGCGGCCAAAAGCTGTTGCCACTGGCGTGGCGTGAGCGTCTGGTTCAGCTTGGCTTCCGCCGCTTTCGCGACCGCCAGATCAAGGTTGTCACCACCCAAAATCAAGTGCTTTCCAACCGCCACGCGGTGGAACTGCACGACGTCTTTTTCATGTTCGGAGTCCGCGGGTCGCACGCGAATGAGTGTCAGGTCCGTCGTGCCGCCACCGATGTCACAGACCAGGATCAGTTGACCGACCTGGACCAGATCTCGCCAATTGTCGCGATGTCGATCGAGCCATGCGTAAAAGGCGGCTTGGGGTTCTTCAATCAACTGAATGCGAGGCAATCCAGCCATCTTGGCCGCGCGAACCGTCAATTCGCGAGCGACTTCATCGAACGAAGCCGGCAGCGTGATCACGATGTCTTGTTCTGACATCGGATGGTCGGGATGTTCGGCGTCCCAGGCTTCCGCCAAATGCCGCAGATAAGATGCGGATGCGTCGGCGGGAGATCGGCGAGCGACATCGGGATCGCCATGCCACGGAAGCAGGTCGGCCGTTCGATCGACGCCTTCGTGCGACAGCCAGCTCTTTGCCGAAGCAATTTGACGAGCCGGGTGAAGCAAGCCGGCGATGCGAGCGTACTCGCCAACGCAAGTCGCCAAGTCATCGTTGTCGTTATGCAGCCAAGGATGTTTCTCGCTACGCGACAGGTTCTCGGTGGAGTGCAATGTGTAGTGGAACGACGGCAAAGTCGCGCGGGCTTCGGCGACGTCCAAATCAACCCATTGAGGTACCAGGAATGTTTCGACCTGAAACTCGCTGGCACCGTTGGAACCGTCGTTCACACTTTCGGTGCCCAACCTTTCGGTATCCACATATGCCAACACGCAGTTGGTCGTTCCTAGGTCGATGCCGATGCAGAAACGTGCGAGGGTGAATTCGTTTTGGTCGTTGTCGGTCTCGCGGGAATTCATGAAGTCTCAATGGGCGTGGGGAACGCGGTGGACTCCGCGATCCGCGGCGATGCGGTCACAATAAGACGATCTTTCGCTTCCACAGATCACGGCGGATATGTATGCCGCGAATCGTGAATGGAAGACGATGGGTCAAGCGTCTTCTTGGCGAGCGTTGAATTCAAGTTTCCAACGACGGTCGCCTCGTTTGTCATGACACCACAGTTCGAACATGCCCAATTCGGTCACACGCGATTCGAACTGCACTGGAACAAATGATTGAGCCGGTTCACCGCCGCCGTCTTCATCGGGCGAGCGATGCTGGTCGAGGGTCAGTTCGATCGGTTCGCTTTCTTGAAGCTCTGTTGGTGACCAGCGGTCCAAGCGAACACCGGGGGTGTCTTGCGGACGCGTGGTGGAAGAGAAGAAACGAAACCTGGCTGGTGTTCCGACAACGACGCCGACTTCTTGTCCGGGGACTTCGGCTTGCGTGCCTTCTTCCATGCCCTGTGCGGCGACACAGACGGCACGAAGAGGCCGCGGGGCACCGGGAATCGCCATTCCGGCGGTCTCGATTCCGATGTAGAACGCTTTTGCCGTTCCACCGCGAATGCGAATGCCGCCGCTGGTCTTGGTCCATCCGTAGTAAGCCGCTCCGATCGCGACCGCGTTGTCGAGGTCCTGTTCCGACGACAGTGTGTCGATCTCGGCGTCGGTCCAAGACGAAAGCGTTGTCTGCAATCTTTCTTGCATCGCTGGGCTGCGGAAGACACCACCGTTGAGCAACAGATGAGTCACCGGGCCATTGCCATCACCATCCTGTCGGGGCGACATGGCGGATTGGTCCGTGAGGAACGCCGCGATGTGTTTGGTGATCGCAGGGTCCGACTCAAAGGGCAGACCGACGTCTTGGAAGCCGCTGGCAACGTTTGCTTGAGGTCGTTCCTGGGCGGAACACTGGGGAAAGAATCCGTCCAACAGCATCGATGCGGCGGCGGTCTTTTGTAATTCGGTGGTGATGGTTCCGCCGATCAGCGAGCTGCCACGGCCAAGCACCGAAATGGGATGCGATTCGGGGCCGTCATTGGCGAGCAGGCGTTCCTTAGCTTCGCGGCAAGCGTGCCAGAGTGACGTGCTTTGCCAAGGATCCAAGTCATGTCCTGATTGACGGAATTGTTCCGCGGCTTGGTAGGCGAGCGCCAAATCCATGTTGTCGCCGCCCACCAGCAGGTGGTTGCCCACGGCGACACGCTGGAGCATCAATTCACCGTCTTGCTGTTCCACGCCAATCAGTGTCAGGTCAGTTGTGCCGCCTCCGACGTCCACCACCAACATGGTATCGCCGTCCGATAGCGACTTTCGCCAGCGACCTTCGGTCGAAGCCAAATAGCGATACACCGCGGCCTGGGGTTCTTCCAACAACACGAAGTTCTCGTCCAAACCGGCGCGGATGGCTGCTCGACGCGTCAGCTCACGTGCCGCCGGGTCGAACGACGCGGGAACGGTCAGCACCACCTGTTGCTCGCCGATGGGAGCTTCGGGGAACTCCGCGTGCCATGCCGCAACGAGGTGGCGAAGAAAAATCTCGGTGCACTCCACGGCGGAGACACGTGGGATTTCATCAGGTGATTGCCAAGGCAAAACGGGAGATTCGGGATCGATTTTCCGTTGGCACAACCAACTCTTGGCCGCGACGATCACCCGCTGTGGATTGTCCGCCGCTTGTTGTTTGGCGTAGACCCCAGCCACCCCGTCGGTGGACGATGGGAATCGCGCGTGCTCGTGATGAATCTCCAGCGAGTCGACTTCTTGGTCGCGGGGCAAGTACAGAAACGAAGGCAGCGACGTCCTGGATTCGACCTGTCCGGATGCCACCACCTGCGGGATCGGTAGCAATTGAATTTCAGGTGTTTGGTCGACGGAGGGTTTCTCGCCTTCGGATTGGCGGGTGTAGGCGACGACGCTGTTGGTCGTCCCCAGGTCAATTCCGATGCAATATTTATGATCACTCATGTTGGTTCAGTCTTATTCCGCCAGTGCCGTCAATGCATCCAAGACCTGTTGGTCGTGGCCGTTGACGCGAACGCGTTTCCAAACTTTGACCACTTTGCCTTGGGCGTCGATCAGATAGGTCGATCGTTGGATGCCCATCGATTTTTTGCCGTACATGTTTTTCTCGCGATAGGCACCGTACTTCTCGCTCATGGCATGGTTTGAGTCGACCAGCAGCGGGAAAGGCAACTCGAACTTTTCGCGAAACTGCACGTGACTTTCCGCTGAATCGGGGCTGATTCCGAAAAGCTGCGCCCCCGTGGATTGGATTTCCGGATAACAGTCGCGAAAGGCACAGGCTTCGGTGGTGCAGCCGGGCGTGTTGTCCTTTGGATAGAAGAACAGCACCACGGGAGCCCCGGCCAGGTCTTTGAGTTTGACCGTCTGGCCGTCTTGGTCCTTCAACGTGAAGGCGGGCGCCTTTTTACCGGGTTCGATGAAATCAGCCATGATGGTGGAGGCCCAATTTGGGGGCGTCTTCAGTGAGGAGAGCGTTCGGAGGAAGGCATTGTTTTCGATCGGTCAATTTGTCGCCAGCGGGGGCGGTTTGTCTGGCCGGACCGGGACGCCATGTGGTTCGGTAAATCACGGGAGAATCGGCGATTGGACTTTGATTTGCCGGGTGACTCGATTTGTCACTTCGCGTTACACTGTGCGGACTTCCATCCTCCAAGATTGACAGCGACGGCGATGTGGCTGAATTGGGGCTCCGC containing:
- the bcp gene encoding thioredoxin-dependent thiol peroxidase, encoding MADFIEPGKKAPAFTLKDQDGQTVKLKDLAGAPVVLFFYPKDNTPGCTTEACAFRDCYPEIQSTGAQLFGISPDSAESHVQFREKFELPFPLLVDSNHAMSEKYGAYREKNMYGKKSMGIQRSTYLIDAQGKVVKVWKRVRVNGHDQQVLDALTALAE
- a CDS encoding FG-GAP-like repeat-containing protein, whose translation is MHPVTSTTPAPSSSSKTWLFLVLAVVLIAVGTWWFSQNPIGPGGDDNVKPRDGGAGTELATKNLELNRVALASMENLETDKAESAWAELAESRPDDISIALNRALNRVLTIDELASVANDASAKAEDKRAARQRLSGLLSESRQLIERYSKLGGDSNVSTWLNARVDLNEASLLPRSVMQSIRKEVFQNLIQAISESKSENSTSVLLAGTLTQVIDVLEDPIRGVPEELLTPAANSLAQLSNQQPNNLYLAVRAARLGIASQSKEAVDAIRRTETLAASIEPTLRQQTAPIGKTPAELVDGIANAVEEGRFTEADNQMMLWFNLLNSTELIKTDRRRASPHPLDLIRFESMRRLSAEVSEQSKLETFSEPLQFAVSRLPAAAEDDSTEWTNASMVAIDANLDLRPDIVALETAEERSRLTLWMQTQDDWARYSTLEIDGQWANMTVADLFMVDSSSPGRLRQDGTSQSHNTVRSIVLSGDSGARLIVVDGRSFGTDNADASQGLQSQDNEALDALPPTSVLISGDFEGDGDLDLMAGTERGWELLINRGNRTFFPLPSNEKQATSWDSDDPPSAVAIADLDRDLDLDVITVHPKSGRVGWIENLLHLQFRFSYRDDVPALTGADSLAIEDVDGNVSWDLVIGGRDQGQLVLSHTGDIGIWNVDETQTFRWPDSASDEPGSIIVADLDNDSFYECLRSGAPSSAIEFSPQSADDSTSSLGAQQDLSWTGEMDGQTSTVKLAIDFDGDLQVDLAGWSDAKSPKQSPAWVGNNQTKVPGKAVAVRFKGIDDNNANSGRVNHYAIGSVLELRFGPHYRSRIVTEPSTHFGLDGLADKGNLRVIFPNGLTQSVPTIEPGVMIEEEQTLKGSCPYLYAFNGESFEFVTDCLWAAPLGLQTSPGQVVPDRPWEHLLVEGRFLQPRNGSYELRVTEELWEIAYFDHLHLTAIDHPSELVVYTNEKVGPPSVAEPHVHVFDRSELTPVSIATDTTGNDVASELHANDGDHVQGFEHRYRQGLCPPHWIDLDLSDRVTNELDANANIHLVLNGWILPTDTSLNIQIDQNPKLKAPEPPSLWIPGPESVDGWKLASPYIGFPGGKNKTIVVDITPWVNKQDPRVRIRTTNQIYWDSAMVSVRTDQDIAKLESQVRSIPLELQSAEVAWHGFSKRTKPGPRRAETYDYQNSTDTPRWPPLRGGLTRYGDAKQLLTQWDDSMVVIAGGDEIRLRFAEPKTGIAAGQQRDFVLHGVGWDKDADLNTLAGQSTLPLPFQSMGKYPPTLSDESGSEQAMQKNQSHLSRKQSFREFWNRGQ
- a CDS encoding Hsp70 family protein — translated: MSDHKYCIGIDLGTTNSVVAYTRQSEGEKPSVDQTPEIQLLPIPQVVASGQVESRTSLPSFLYLPRDQEVDSLEIHHEHARFPSSTDGVAGVYAKQQAADNPQRVIVAAKSWLCQRKIDPESPVLPWQSPDEIPRVSAVECTEIFLRHLVAAWHAEFPEAPIGEQQVVLTVPASFDPAARELTRRAAIRAGLDENFVLLEEPQAAVYRYLASTEGRWRKSLSDGDTMLVVDVGGGTTDLTLIGVEQQDGELMLQRVAVGNHLLVGGDNMDLALAYQAAEQFRQSGHDLDPWQSTSLWHACREAKERLLANDGPESHPISVLGRGSSLIGGTITTELQKTAAASMLLDGFFPQCSAQERPQANVASGFQDVGLPFESDPAITKHIAAFLTDQSAMSPRQDGDGNGPVTHLLLNGGVFRSPAMQERLQTTLSSWTDAEIDTLSSEQDLDNAVAIGAAYYGWTKTSGGIRIRGGTAKAFYIGIETAGMAIPGAPRPLRAVCVAAQGMEEGTQAEVPGQEVGVVVGTPARFRFFSSTTRPQDTPGVRLDRWSPTELQESEPIELTLDQHRSPDEDGGGEPAQSFVPVQFESRVTELGMFELWCHDKRGDRRWKLEFNARQEDA
- a CDS encoding hsp70 family protein, encoding MNSRETDNDQNEFTLARFCIGIDLGTTNCVLAYVDTERLGTESVNDGSNGASEFQVETFLVPQWVDLDVAEARATLPSFHYTLHSTENLSRSEKHPWLHNDNDDLATCVGEYARIAGLLHPARQIASAKSWLSHEGVDRTADLLPWHGDPDVARRSPADASASYLRHLAEAWDAEHPDHPMSEQDIVITLPASFDEVARELTVRAAKMAGLPRIQLIEEPQAAFYAWLDRHRDNWRDLVQVGQLILVCDIGGGTTDLTLIRVRPADSEHEKDVVQFHRVAVGKHLILGGDNLDLAVAKAAEAKLNQTLTPRQWQQLLAASRQTKETFLSDSRPERTTIHLPGEGSSLIGGGIQVEMTAEEVDELLLEGFFPQVDLDASVTAEQSGFQEVGLPYAADPAVTRHLAEFLREHRRTGLDQNQEETSNLQESDAVNLVLFNGGVLTAPAIRQRLVGALTRWFGEPAVLDASRLDLAVAQGAAHYAMVRRGHGVRIAANLARAYFIQIEQNPPRAVCVIPADAQPGTSYQIDQLPMELSVGVPVSFPLWVSSTRLADRPGDVVDIDPNTMTPLPPIQTALRDRKRRDQSTMEIVIQSELSEIGTVGLFCVSGPKRWRLEFDIRGTLETDRESHEYEGESAGIVDEETLNECRQLIQRVFVEKSLKPSLLVKRLQTTVGSSRDQWPPSFLRQLWEALMDVQDQRRQSPSHESRWLNLAGFALRPGYGVAVDDWRTSQTWRMIHGKIAHADQQVRAESYVLWRRIAGGMTSGQQVQLATTLGKWLLAGPSNQDMAEANEAWRTIGAMERLPIDTKRAFASAILEALDRKKMAPLHPSLLWTLGRLASRVLAYGPMNLIVPAGDIGHWMAQLTHSKSIETQDSAVRRLAAFTITQMTRRCDDRFRDVDQPTRDRALTLLKRLDAPDHWKELVRNGGKLDHEEQQAVFGDTLPLGISLRG